One Vicia villosa cultivar HV-30 ecotype Madison, WI unplaced genomic scaffold, Vvil1.0 ctg.001425F_1_1, whole genome shotgun sequence DNA segment encodes these proteins:
- the LOC131635104 gene encoding uncharacterized protein LOC131635104, with amino-acid sequence MTRRKGKAISQSSPKKNAEAKSTVKDSVKKNSTSAGPIKSRAVAKSVGVGLSKSWSKVVPKKRKEREIVEFESDVERDVPNIPSRKKPTTSKLAASIPEIPIDNVSFHYASSASKWKYMLQKRLAVERELAPNSLENKEILQLSQEVGLLKTVCNLPKCYERLVKEFAVNLSEDCRNSKSVDFRKVFVGGKCVSFSPFVINNFLATTNEAQPELEVTDNKVCQVITTKQVKSWPLKEKLIASKLSIRYAMLHKIGAANWVPTNHKSTISTVLGRFMYAVGTKAKFDYGTYIFDQTMKHAGNFSVKGPIGFPSLLCGIILTQYPNILNEHDVVCKRESPLTFHYKLFQGTHVPDIVMTSTETSKSGASANKEEVITMLKETCKELEARKISIEKMISNLEMDEDEEFADAVEMANEDEQEKEVEPEEELEEESASPADGSEKESYADTSSGSEFVQ; translated from the coding sequence ATGACTAGAAGAAAAGGAAAAGCTATTTCCCAAAGTTCCCCTAAAAAGAATGCAGAAGCTAAGAGCACTGTCAAAGACTCTGTCAAGAAGAATAGTACTTCTGCTGGTCCTATCAAAAGCAGAGCTGTGGCTAAGAGTGTAGGGGTTGGTCTCTCAAAGTCCTGGAGCAAGGTTGttccaaagaaaagaaaggagagGGAAATTGTTGAATTTGAGTCTGATGTTGAAAGGGATGTCCCTAACATTCCATCAAGGAAGAAGCCTACAACAAGCAAGCTTGCTGCCAGTATTCCTGAAATACCTATTGATAATGTGTCATTCCACTATGCCTCTAGTGCCAGCAAGTGGAAATATATGCTCCAAAAGAGACTGGCTGTTGAAAGGGAGTTGGCTCCAAATTCTCTTGAGAACAAGGAAATCTTACAGCTAAGTCAGGAAGTTGGACTATTAAAAACTGTGTGCAACCTTCCCAAATGTTATGAGAGGCTGGTAAAAGAATTTGCGGTGAACCTATCTGAAGATTGTAGAAACAGCAAGAGTGTGGACTTCAGAAAGGTGTTTGTGGGAGGTAAGTGTGTTTCGTTCTCTCCTTTTGTGATTAATAACTTCTTGGCAACAACAAatgaagctcaacctgagcttgaagtgacAGACAATAAGGTTTGTCAAGTGATCACAACCAAGCAGGTAAAAAGCTGGCCCTTAAAAGAGAAACTAAttgcaagtaagctgagcatCAGGTATGCAATGCTTCACAAGATAGGAGCAGCTAATTGGGTACCAACGAATCACAAGTCCACTATCTCAACTGTTCTTGGCAGATTCATGTATGCTGTAGGAACAAAGGCAAAGTTTGACTATGGAACATATATTTTCGACCAAACTATGAAGCATGCTGGAAACTTCAGTGTTAAGGGTCCAATTGGCTTTCCATCCCTCCTGTGTGGCATAATTCTGACTCAGTATCCCAACATTCTCAATGAGCATGATGTAGTATGCAAAAGAGAAAGCCCATTGACTTTCCACTATAAATTGTTTCAGGGTACGCATGTTCCAGACATTGTCATGACATCGACTGAAACATCCAAGTCTGGAGCATCAGCCAACAAAGAAGAAGTCATAACAATGTTAAAAGAGACCTGCAAAGAGCTGGAAGCTAGGAAGATATCCATTGAAAAGATGATAAGTAATTTGGAAATGGATGAGGATGAGGAATTTGCAGATGCTGTAGAGATGGCAAATGAAGATGAACAAGAGAAGGAAGTGGAACCAGAAGAAGAATTAGAAGAAGAGAGTGCCAGTCCTGCTGATGGATCCGAGAAAGAAAGTTATGCAGACACCTCAAGTGGGTCTGAATTTGTGCAGTAA